In Dehalobacter sp., one DNA window encodes the following:
- a CDS encoding cytochrome b/b6 domain-containing protein — MNTKTLSKITLDIVMTVLFIILIFAYDTGLAFHEIAGLAIFALFASHIILNWGWVKNVTKNLFTSKIKTKPKLMYVLNVALLISVCTIIITGILISRVVFDFGLQENKHTLAAVHKWTAYACLGLFGAHIALNWRFVTGTLRKMVNNYKGSRVGKSLQTLGAAALVMLVVYSAGMPGSDKAALQAVSIKGLPRETAAIKNNEYTTADDQDYTIAGDIQSDADEIPSLSDYLSSMFCTGCDKHCPLLNPQCKTGQSQLQAAKIQYEKLYG; from the coding sequence ATGAACACCAAAACCTTATCAAAGATAACGCTCGATATCGTCATGACTGTTTTGTTTATAATCCTGATTTTTGCTTATGACACAGGTCTTGCCTTCCATGAGATAGCGGGGTTGGCGATTTTTGCCTTATTCGCATCCCATATTATTTTAAACTGGGGATGGGTAAAAAACGTCACTAAAAACCTGTTTACATCAAAAATTAAGACTAAGCCCAAGCTTATGTATGTTTTAAACGTGGCACTGTTAATCAGTGTCTGCACTATAATCATTACCGGGATTCTGATTTCAAGAGTCGTTTTTGACTTTGGGTTGCAGGAAAACAAGCATACGCTGGCAGCCGTGCATAAATGGACAGCATATGCCTGCCTTGGTTTGTTTGGCGCTCATATCGCGCTGAACTGGCGGTTTGTCACGGGAACTTTGCGCAAGATGGTCAATAACTATAAAGGCAGCAGGGTGGGGAAATCCCTGCAGACCCTGGGGGCGGCGGCACTGGTTATGCTGGTGGTGTATTCCGCCGGCATGCCCGGTTCTGACAAGGCGGCCCTACAGGCCGTTTCGATTAAAGGCTTACCACGCGAGACTGCCGCTATAAAAAACAATGAATACACAACAGCAGATGATCAAGATTACACGATTGCCGGCGACATTCAAAGCGATGCGGATGAAATTCCCAGCCTGTCGGATTATCTGAGCAGTATGTTTTGTACAGGCTGCGACAAACACTGCCCCCTTTTAAACCCGCAGTGTAAAACAGGACAGTCGCAGCTGCAGGCCGCTAAAATTCAATACGAAAAGCTGTACGGGTAA